Part of the Cystobacter fuscus DSM 2262 genome is shown below.
GACGTGACGAAATAGTAGCCTTCCTCCTGGAACATCCTCAGCGGCCAACCCATCCCCTCCCCCGCGTTTGCTCCGCGAGACTGAATGCACGCCGCAGGCCAGCCCTCAAGACCTCGGAAAGACTTGGAAGGCCGTCGTTTGCCCCGTCCAAGCCGAGTCTCATTCCCCACTCGAGTCCCGGTTTCGAATCCTTTGACACCTCAGCGGGGGCGGAGGAGGAACTCCGCCACGCGGAACTGTCCTCGACGCGTGGGCCTCGAGCCAGCTGGGCGCGACCGCGAGGGAGCGACTCCACGAGCTGAACGGGCTGGCCGAAGTGGCGCTCCCTTCAGTCTATGACCCGGTGGTTCCAACCTTTTGACCGGCCAGGGAGCCAGAGACAGGTGTGCCCATACGCGCCGGCCCACCGCCAGGTGCCCGGGGACTGGGGCGTGGCCGCCTTCGTGGCATCCACGAGCACGGCGCCGCCGAAGCCAAAGGCCCATCCCGGATCGTTGGGGAGTTCCAGCGTACCGGTCTGGGGCGCGAGCATCGCGGCGGCCGTCGCTGACGACTGGAACAAGGGCGCGCCTCCCGTGCGCTCGGCTCCTCCCGCATCAACACATGCACTCGTAGATGCGCATCTTGAGGCGATTGAGGACCTTGCCCTCGCCGGAGCGAAGCTCGCGGCTGAAGCCGAAATCATCCTGGATGAGGAGCTCGAGCTGCCCGTCCCCGTCGACGTCGAGCAAGGTGTCGATGTCCTCGAACCAGGAGAGCTCGAGGAGCCGCGTCCGCTCGACGCCCCGCTCGGTGACGCGGTAGAGGCCCCACACGTTGGCCTGCGGGTCTGAGCACCCGGGCTCCCCGATGCGCAGCTGGAACGAAATCCAGGTCTCGCCAGTAGTGGGGTGCCGGACCGTGACCACGTACGGCGCATACACCTGCTCGAGCGCACCCGCGACCTTGGCTTCGACCTGCTCGGCCCTGGCCTGGGCGATGACCTCGGACGCGAGGAAGTCCGCGCGCGCCGCGGCCACGGCGGCCTCGTTCACGGCCGGCCGCGGAACCCGAATCGGTGCGGCGCTGGCCGCGCGGGCGAAGCTGCCCTTGCAGCGGCCGAGGCGAGCGGCCAGCACCTTCTGGCCGAAGGAGAGGACACTGTCGGCGGTCCAGGTGAAGCCAGCGTAGTCCGGGCGGCCCACCAGGCGGGCCACGATGGCAAAGCCAGACACGGTCGCATGACAGCGCTCATCGACGACCACCTCGCGCTTGCTCCAGGCGCGCAAACCCGCCGGGAGGTCGGCCTCGGAGACCTCGGCGATCACGCTCGAGTTCGACTCATCGCCAGTCAGGCGCAACGGCCCGTGCGGCGGCAGCTCCTCTGCCTTCTCGACATCGGCCAGCACCAGGTAGGAGGTGTCGCCAACTGGGACCACGAAGTGCAGCGGGGAGGGCGATGCGGGCCGGCGCGTCACCGGCTCGCCGTGGGCGCTCCCCGCCAAGAGCGTCATCAGCAGGAGGCCACAGGTCACGGCCGCACCGGCCAGCGCTCTCATCAACTCGGAACGAAGTGGGTTGGACATGGCCGCTCGCAGTGCAACCGGCGAGCCAGGGCACGATGGCCTTGAATTTCAAGGCTTTGCACCATCGCGTCTCCAGCCGCACACGAGGGGACGTGGCTCCAGGGACACACGGACCTTCGCTTCCAACCACTTACACCCTCTCGGGACACCCTCTCGGCCACAACGCCCGGAAGCGGCTCAGAGTCCGGCCGCGAAGTCGCCGATGAGACGCGCCACCTCCTCCAGCTGCTCGATGTGAGGGAAATGAGCGGCCTCGGGGATCAGCTCGAAGCGGGCGCCCGGGATGCAGCGGGCATAGAGCCGACCGTACTCCACATCCACGATGCGATCGCTCTCAGCGGATAGGCGGGAGAGAGGCCGTGTGGAGGGTGAGGGCTGGTGCAGAGGGGCCGAGAAGGGCCGCTGACGGAGGCCGCCCGAGCACTGCGCCAGGCCAGTGGAGAACACGCCCTCCACGGCGCGTCTTGGGTTTGCCCGGAACCCGCCCCCCCCCGGCGAGGGAAGGCGCCGGGGTTGACTGGAGGAGCGGGCGGGGCTTGCTCAGTATCCCCACACCTGCATCTCGTTGAGCGAGTAGCCCCACTGCGTGGCGCGCTGCGTGCCGAGCATGCGCACATAGCGGCCGCTGCCGTTCAGGTTGGGCAGCACCACATGGCCGTACGAGACGCCGTTGGTGGTGGAGTAGAACGTGGTCCAGTTCACGCCGTCGTTCGAGGCCTGCAGGTAGTAGACGCTGGCGCCGGCGTCCCAGTACAGGTCGACGCCATTGATGGTGCGCACCGAGCCCAGATCCACCATCAGCCACTGACTGCCGGCGGCGCTGCCCTCGATCGAATTCCAGCGCGTGCTGGTGGTGTTGCCGTCGAAGGCATTGTTCGGGCCCAGGCTGGCGTTGTAGCTCGACGAGGCCGAGGCCGGCTTGCCCTGCGACAACAGCACCGTCTGCGGCACCGTGACGGCGGTGCCCGGATGGTAGCTCGAACCGAGCTTGTTGCGCGTGCTGTCGGCATTCACCCCGAACCGCGACAGGCTCCAGCGCTGACCCGTGCTGGTGTCGCCCAGGTAGAGCTGGTAGCCGCCCGCCGTGGTGGACGAGAAGAACACGTAGTTGGTGCCGTTGACGGGCCAGGGATCGGAGTTGTTGCTGTTGCAGTCGTTGATGCTGAGCTGGTTGGGCGTGTCGCCCGGGTTGACCTTGGTGTAGAGCTGGTCG
Proteins encoded:
- a CDS encoding alpha/beta fold hydrolase produces the protein MDVEYGRLYARCIPGARFELIPEAAHFPHIEQLEEVARLIGDFAAGL